A DNA window from Rhipicephalus sanguineus isolate Rsan-2018 chromosome 8, BIME_Rsan_1.4, whole genome shotgun sequence contains the following coding sequences:
- the LOC119403425 gene encoding short transient receptor potential channel 4: protein MPPRAPQRLLHALAGVTDTEDEVHIVASSKSLAQQSGEHFLYPALLPELEPDEVRYFELVEAADITHLQAFLASHASLNKDCVNCQGYTALHVAVRRKDLSMVKFLVQNGVRLNDVLLHAVETGDVPLTEFLVAELSKTDPQCEKRGYPHSATYTADVSPIILAAQMGHWTLIHFFVKRGLEVEAPHTASCLCKTCIKVMRVEGVNASTRNLNTYKAICNPHYMLQVSGDPILDSFLYAQGMAATSHAEEEFRREYDQEIAKLRTFTCALLDQCRTVEETRVLLERPAGLEGRVAHLAFPRVILALQYNEREFVTHGHVQQVLRIEWEGEFKAWNRLTFPVKLVHFLIRFFTLPVVVIWVKLMPQSVMAKHWSSPVNKYMNHFAARLMFVFFVYMQICLDKARTSRGAPHTGVEWLIVIWVMGFVFEEIVHCYTIGASRYFSSMWHWYDITMISLFLLTFIFWIVAWAELLGDPSGGTVPPRKDWPSMDSTLIHEALFAVSSVMSVFKLMFYFQESAKLGPLQVSISSMMIEIVRFFFICICIMLAFAFGLTRMYEPYKGMKRTEPDGEEVKQSPAFTSFGNSMKTLFFRMLGVASDDQADVVVANAEDGSINEHRFTEVVGSTMYSVYQVLMLIAMLNSLIAIVTGTFQKIIDNAEVHWKFYRTRLWMHYINEALVAPSPFLYFQMPLLIMDLVKKRRYWPLRNQPVDSYSDVVNKVVQRYLCHERVILYD from the coding sequence ATGCCCCCGAGAGCCCCTCAGCGTCTACTGCACGCTCTCGCCGGCGTCACCGATACCGAAGATGAAGTCCACATCGTCGCTTCCTCGAAGTCCTTGGCCCAGCAGTCGGGAGAGCACTTTCTCTATCCTGCCTTGCTTCCGGAACTGGAGCCCGACGAGGTGCGCTACTTCGAGTTGGTCGAAGCGGCGGACATCACCCATCTGCAGGCGTTCCTCGCCTCTCACGCGAGCCTCAACAAGGACTGCGTCAACTGTCAGGGCTACACGGCGCTTCACGTTGCGGTCCGCCGGAAAGACTTGTCGATGGTGAAATTCTTGGTCCAAAATGGCGTCCggctcaatgacgtgctgctacACGCCGTCGAGACGGGCGACGTGCCATTGACGGAGTTCCTCGTCGCGGAACTAAGCAAGACCGACCCGCAGTGCGAGAAACGTGGATACCCGCATAGTGCCACGTACACCGCTGACGTGTCACCCATTATTCTGGCTGCTCAAATGGGCCACTGGACACTGATACACTTCTTCGTCAAACGAGGACTCGAGGTCGAAGCTCCCCACACGGCCTCCTGCCTCTGCAAAACTTGCATCAAGGTAATGAGGGTAGAAGGAGTGAACGCATCGACGCGCAACCTAAACACGTACAAGGCCATCTGCAATCCCCACTACATGCTCCAGGTATCCGGCGACCCTATACTCGATTCGTTCCTCTACGCTCAGGGCATGGCCGCGACGTCCCATGCCGAAGAAGAATTCCGAAGAGAATACGACCAGGAGATCGCGAAGCTTCGAACGTTCACGTGCGCCCTGCTCGACCAATGCCGCACGGTTGAGGAGACGCGCGTACTCCTAGAACGACCGGCGGGACTCGAAGGCCGGGTGGCGCACCTAGCGTTTCCGCGCGTCATCCTGGCCCTGCAGTACAATGAGCGCGAGTTCGTCACGCACGGCCACGTCCAGCAAGTGCTccgtatagaatgggaaggagaGTTCAAAGCGTGGAACCGACTGACGTTTCCAGTAAAGCTCGTCCACTTCTTGATCAGGTTCTTCACGCTGCCCGTCGTAGTAATTTGGGTCAAGCTGATGCCGCAGTCGGTCATGGCAAAGCACTGGTCGAGCCCCGTGAACAAGTATATGAACCACTTCGCTGCGAGGCTCATGTTCGTATTCTTCGTGTATATGCAGATATGTCTCGACAAGGCGAGAACGTCCCGGGGCGCTCCTCACACCGGGGTCGAGTGGCTTATCGTCATCTGGGTAATGGGCTTCGTCTTCGAAGAAATCGTACATTGTTATACCATCGGCGCGTCGCGATACTTCAGCAGCATGTGGCACTGGTACGACATAACCATGATCAGCCTATTCTTGCTCACTTTCATCTTTTGGATTGTCGCTTGGGCGGAGTTGCTGGGAGATCCGAGCGGAGGTACCGTGCCTCCTCGCAAGGATTGGCCCAGCATGGACAGCACCCTAATACACGAGGCACTGTTCGCGGTGTCCTCTGTGATGAGCGTCTTCAAGCTCATGTTCTACTTTCAGGAGAGCGCCAAGCTAGGACCGCTGCAAGTGTCTATTTCATCCATGATGATCGAGATCGTGCGATTCTTCTTCATCTGTATCTGCATCATGCTGGCGTTTGCGTTCGGGCTGACGCGCATGTACGAGCCCTACAAAGGAATGAAAAGGACGGAACCCGATGGCGAGGAAGTGAAACAGAGCCCGGCTTTCACATCGTTCGGCAATTCCATGAAGACGCTGTTCTTTCGGATGCTGGGCGTCGCGTCCGATGATCAGGCAGACGTGGTGGTGGCTAACGCCGAGGACGGGTCCATCAACGAGCACAGGTTCACCGAAGTAGTTGGCTCCACCATGTACTCCGTCTACCAGGTGCTGATGCTCATCGCGATGCTGAactcactcattgccatcgtgaCGGGAACCTTCCAGAAGATAATCGACAACGCTGAGGTCCACTGGAAGTTTTACAGGACGCGGCTCTGGATGCACTACATCAACGAGGCGCTTGTCGCTCCCAGCCCCTTCCTGTACTTCCAGATGCCACTCCTGATAATGGATTTGGTGAAGAAAAGAAGATACTGGCCGCTGAGGAACCAACCGGTGGATTCTTACTCCGACGTCGTCAACAAAGTGGTGCAAC